The following are encoded in a window of Spea bombifrons isolate aSpeBom1 chromosome 2, aSpeBom1.2.pri, whole genome shotgun sequence genomic DNA:
- the NDP gene encoding norrin isoform X2: MYVFDWLLALRKCTVFVLAIAHRSIFRTGLNSSAQQMLTYDLDRQINEIYQVRARIKNGSNRSCKNIRKISVTEAMVDYQIVGNSKHEEQAWQLGN, encoded by the exons ATGTATGTCTTTGATTGGCTGCTGGCTTTGAGGAAATGTACAGTGTTTGTCTTGGCAATAGCTCACAGGAGTATATTTAGAACTGGGCTTAATTCTTCTGCACAACAAATGCTAACGTATGATCTAGACAGACA GATTAATGAAATTTATCAAGTAAGAGCTCGGATTAAAAATGGAAGCAACAGATCTTGTAAAAACATCCGGAAAATAAG TGTAACAGAAGCAATGGTGGATTATCAAATTGTTGGCAACTCAAAGCATGAGGAACAAGCATGGCAACTTGGAAACTAA